CCCTCCAACAAAACATAATATACACATCTTCAAAGCCCAAACAAACGATACATGGGTGCGGGATTTTGGGGCCATCACTGTTTTTGAAAACAATAAAACAAAACTTCTTGATTTTACATTCAACGGCTGGGGGCTAAAATTTCCAGCAAACTACGATAATCAGCTCAATAGAAAAATTTTTCATACCAAAAAGATTGGCTTTGTATTAGAAGGTGGTAGTATCGATAGCAATGGAGAGGGAGTCTTGCTCACTACCTCAACATGCCTTTTGGAAGCCAATAGAAATCCCCATCTATCAAAAGATGAAATTGAAAAGCAACTCAAAACCTTCTTTGGACTTAAAAAGATTTTGTGGCTAAATCACGGCTTTTTAGAAGGAGATGATACAGACAGCCATATCGACATGCTAGCGCGCTTCGTCTCTGCTAATAAAATTGCCTATATCACTTGTGACAACAAAGATGACATACACTATATCGAATTAAAATTGATGGAAAAAGAGCTGCAAAGCTTTGGATTTGAGTTAGTTCCTTTGCCATTCGTCTCAGCTAAATATTTTGAAAATGAAAGACTTCCAGTAAGTTATGCCAACTTTGTTATAATAAATGGTGCAGTAATAATGCCAACATATAATGATCCAAATGACGAAGAGGCTTTGAAAATTTTTCAAAAACTTTTCCCATCACGAGATATTATTGGACTTGATGCCTCAGTGCTTATTCGCCAGCACGGCTCGATTCATTGCAGCTGTATGAATATATTTTAAAGGAGTATATGTGCGTTTTTTGCTTTTATTCTTTTTTGCTACACTTCTTTTTGCCAAAGATACGATACTTGTCTCAATTTTGCCACAAAAATTCTTTTTGGAGCAGATTGCAAAGGATAGTTTTGATATAGAAGTACTTATACCCCCAGGGGCAAGCCCTGCCACATATACTCTCAAACCATCACAAATAAAAAAGATCCGCAAAGCTCGCTGCTATTTTACTATAGGTGTTCCTTTTGAAAAGGCATGGAGAGATCGTATACAGGCTGCAAACTCTGAGCTTCATTTCGTAGATAGTGGCAAATATATTCGTCGCTATCCCCTAGCACATCATCACCACCATGAAGAGCATGAGCATGAAAAGAGCCTCGATCCCCATATATGGTTAGCCCCCAATCTCGTACCCCTTATTGCTAGAGCAATGCTTGATGAACTTCTAAAACTTGAGCCCAATAAAAAGAAGTTCTTTCTCACAAACTATCAAGAATTTGCCCAAAAAACTATAGAGATTGATTCCAAAATCTATTCTTTGCTTTTGCAAAAAAAATCAAAAGCTTTTTTGGTTTATCACCCCTCTTTTGGCTACTTTGCTAGAAGTTATGGTTTGGAGCAACTTGCAATCGAAAAAGAGGGGAAAGAGCCAAAAATGCAAGATCTTATACAATTAGCCAAAAAAGCAAAAGCACTGGGCATTAAAACAATTTTCATCGAACCGCAGTTTCCACAAAAAAGCGCCAAGTTTCTTGCCCAAAAAATTGGTGCTATGGTAAAAGTCATCGATCCCCTTGCATATGATTGGGAAAACAATATTTTAAAGGTAGCGCGTGCAATTGCCGGCGATTGAGGTTGATGGACTCTACTTTGCTTATGACAAAGAGTATGTCTTAGAAAATATTAACCTCACAATCTATGATAAAGAGTATATTGCAATTATTGGGCCAAATGGTGGTGGGAAGACAACTTTTCTCAAGCTCCTTCTAGGACTCTTGCAACCTCAAAAAGGTAAAATCTCTATTTATGGAAAAGAGCCATCTCAAGCAAAAAATCTCATTGGCTATCTGCCACAACAGACAAACTTCAATCTCGATATGCCCTTGCAAGCAAAGGAGATCATCTTGCAAGGAAGACTGAGTGCAAAGAAGTTTCGTTTTGATAAAGATGACCTTACACTATTGGATGAAATTGCACAAAAACTCAATATTGCCCATCTGCTTCATAAAAAGATAGGCACCCTCTCTGGTGGACAGAGACAGCGGGTACTCCTGGCACGTGCGCTTATTACAAAACCAAAAATCTTAATCCTCGATGAGCCAACTGCAGCAGTAGATATTGAAGCACAAAAAGAGATTTATGAAATTTTGCGAAATCTATCCATTACAAGACTTGTTGTAAGCCACGATGTAAATATTTTGCTCGAAGGTGTAGATCGGGTACTCTATATCAATCGCACACTCTATATCCATGATAATCTCAAGCTCAATATCCAAAAAAGAGATGGCCATTTTTGCGAAATGGAGCTTTTTGAAGAGCTTAAAAAGGCTTGCATCCATGATTGAGACAATCACTTTTTTTGCAAACTCTTTTCTTGCCACAGCTCTTCTTGCAATCGCTATTGCAATTATTGGATCCATCATGCTTATAAATCGCTACAACTATTTAGCTGCAAGTATCGCTCATGGTAGCTATGGTGGCGTCGGTATGGCTATTTATCTTGGTACGGGAGTAGTTCTGGGAGCGACACTCTTTGCAGTTGCTTTGGCGTTACTGCTTGCCTATATCACCTACAAAGAAAACCGCCGCACAGATATTTTAATTGGAGTTTTATGGGCTGTAGGAATGAGTATAGGCATTATTTTTATTGATCTTACTCCTGGTTACAATGTAGATCTGCTTGCTTTTTTATTTGGAAATATCCTTCTCATTCCAAAAAGCGATCTCTTTTTTATGGCTGGTGTGGATCTTGCACTGCTCATATATTTAAGCACCTTTTATCACCATATCTTAGCAGTGGCATACGACAAAGAGTTTGCACTTACACGCGGACTCAATGTCAAACTCATACACACTCTTACTCTCATACTCATTGCCCTCACAGTTGTGATGAGTATACGATCCATTGGGCTTATTCTAGTAATAGCACTGTTTAGTATTCCACCCTATATTGCAGAAAAGTATACAAAAAACTTTATATCTATGATGATTGTAGCTGGTATAATTAGCTTTATTATCATGTGCATAGGTCTCTTTGTAGCCTCATCACTCAATATTTCAGCAACTGCCTCGATTATAATTATTGCTGGAGTTCTTTTTATACTAACATTTATAAGGATAAAACAGTGAAAGTGGCCTTGATACAACAATGTTTTCATAAAACAAAAGAGGATACTATCAAAAAAAGTTTAGAACTCATTGATACAGTTAGTGATGCAGAGCTTGTAGTGCTCCAAGAGCTTCATCAAGGACCATATTTTTGTCAAAGTGAAGATACACAAAACTTTGCTTTAGCAGAAGAGTTTGCTGCTGATGTAGAGTTTTGGCGATGGGTCAGTGAAGAAAAAAGTATTGTACTGGTCACAAGTCTTTTTGAAAAGAGAGCTCCTGGACTTTACCATAATACTGCAGTGGTTTTTGATAAAGGAAAAATAGCGGGGATATATCGCAAAATGCATATTCCGGATGATCCCGGATTTTATGAGAAATTTTACTTTACTCCTGGAGATCTTGGATTTGAGCCAATTGACACTTCAGTTGGAAGATTGGGGGTACTGGTTTGTTGGGATCAATGGTATCCTGAGGCTGCAAGGATAATGGCGCTCAAAGGTGCGGAGATCCTTATCTATCCAACAGCAATTGGATGGTTCGATGAAGATAGTGAAGATGAAAAAAATCGCCAACTAGATGCTTGGATAACAATCCAACGCTCTCATGCCATTGCAAATGGATTACCACTTATTAGTGTCAACCGTGTAGGATTTGAAGAAGACCTGAGTGGATGCCTCAAAGGCATTCGATTTTGGGGCAATAGCTTTGTGTGTGGTCCACAAGGAGAGATTATTATACAAGGAGATAACAAAAGTGAACAAGCGTTAATATGCGAAATTGATATTAACCGTACAAAAGAAGTACGTGATATCTGGCCATTTTTACGCGATCGTAGGATTGAAGCCTATGAGTGTCTATTACAAAGATTTTGCCAAAGGAGTAGTATTGAAAATAAGTCCAATAAGAGAAAATGAAAAAGTAACATATAAAAATCCACCTTATGAGTTTTTTGAAGCAGTTGGTGGAGTAGATGGAATGAAAGATTTTATGTATAGCTTCTATGATAAGATTTATGAGAGTGAAATTGCCCACTTTTTCCCACAAGATGAGGAGGAGTTTGCAAAAGTCAAAGAGAAAAATACACTCTTTTTCATAGCTATTTGTGGAGGACCAAAGCTCTATGAAGGTGCAAGTGACAAAAATCTCAATGAATACATGATCGAATTTCACAAAAATTTTTCAATTGATGAAAAAGCCAGAATCGAATGGCTAGGAACTATGATGGAGACACTTGAAGAGCTTGATATTCCAAAAGAACTCAAGCAAGCATTTTGGGATTATGTAGACAACTTTTCCAAGCTTATGGTAAATCGCTCCAGTGAGCTATATAAATATGTCTAGCCTTACTGAGAGTTTCGTTCAAACCACCAACAAAGAGCAAAAAGAAGACCTGGCGTCTTTGGCTTGCTCTCATCATACATAAATTCTTGCGCTTTTGCTACAGGAAGATAGACTACCTCTATCACCTCATCATCTATACCGCCACCATCTGCTATCTGTGTACTCACTTCTGCGTAGTAGAGAGTCTGCTTCGATCCAGCAAAGCCTACTGAAGTAAAAAATGAAGTAATTTTTTCAATTTTTTCTACCTGGTAGCCAGTCTCTTCTTCTACCTCTTCAATAGCTATCTGCTCCAAGCTTTTCTCTTTATCTACTATACCAGCACACAATTCATAACTAAACTCAAAGCCGTGCTGCATATATAAAGCCGGCCGAAACTGCTTGACAAGCACAAATACATCTTTTTGTGGATGATAGAGCAATATAGCCACACTATCATGCGCTTTTACTGCTTCCCACCGCTTTGTCTTTCCATTTTGTTCATAAACAATTTCAACTGGCTCTATAAATTTTGGATTCTTTAAAACTTTAATCTCTTTTATCATCTTAGTGTACCAACATAACTTTTGCAAGTCCCAAAAATGCAAAAAATCCCACAACATCTGTGACAGTTGTAAGTAATACACTACTCCCCACTGCAGGATCTTGCCCAACTTTTTTGAGAAACAGCGGAATAACTGCACCAAAAAATCCAGCTGCCAAAAGATTGATAATCATTGCAAGAGCAATGACAACACCTAAAAGATGATTACCAAACCATATCCATGCAATCGCCCCCATAATAACAGCAAAAATGAGTCCATTCAACAATGAGACAACAGTCTCCTTCATGAGTGCCTTTTTTGCGTTTTGCCAGTCAATCTCTCCAAGGGCAAGTTTACGTACAACTACTGTGAGTGTTTGCGTTCCAGCATTCCCTCCCATAGAAGCTACTATTGGCATCAATACTGCAAGAGCTACATATTTTTGGATCGTCTCATCAAAAAGCCCAATGACAAAAGAGGCAAGTATCGCAGTACCTAAGTTTATAAGAAGCCACCAAGCTCTCTTTTTTGTTACCTCTTTAATATCCTCTTCCTCTTCTGCTTCCTCTTCAAGACCTGCAAGGTTATAGATCTGCTCTGTTGCTTGCTCTTCAATCAAGTCTATAACATCATCCGATGTGATACGCCCTAGCAATCTTCCTTCATCATCAACTACTGCCACAACAGCCAAGTCATAATCTTCAAACTTCTTAATAAGTTCAGCCACAGGTTCATTTACATGCACAGTAATAGGTTCATACTTTTTTTCATGAATAATGTCTGCAAATTTGGCATTAAAATCGTAAAGAATAAGATCTTCTAAAGGAATAATTGCTTTGAGTTTCTCATCTTTATCAACTACATATACCTGGTGAATATTTGACACTTCACCCTCAGCCTTAAGCTTTCTGAGTCTCTCAATTGCATCTTTTACCTTTTCATCTACATAGGCTTTAAATACCTCTGTTTGCATATATGCACCGGCGGTAGATTCATCATAAGAGCTGAGAGTCTCAATCTCTTCTTTATACTCTTTATCGATATTTTGTAAGACTTTTTGCTCTAAATCACTATCGATATCTTCAATATCTTTGACTAAATCCACCGCATCATCACTATCAAGCTCTTCTACCGCTTTTGCGAGCTTTTTGACTGAAAGCTGCTCGATCGCTTCATCTTTAATCGATTCTGGAAGCTCTAAGAGTACTTCACCAAGCACCTCTTCTGGAAGTTTGCGTAAAATCGCAAAAAACTCCTCTTTATTTTCACTATAGAGATATTTGAGAAATGCTGCTATTTCAGAAGGGTGGAGAGTAATTTCACCGCTTTTGAGCTCTGTTTCTAAAATATGTCGAATTTTTAGTACCTCATCCTTTTGCATTATCCCCTCCTTCTATACTTTTAAGCACTTCTAAAATTTTTGGTTTCTCTCTTTTTTGTACAAGCTCATTGAGTTCCTCTTTATATCTATTGACAATCTTTTTAAATTTTCTCAGCTCTTTGCCACTTAGCCTACTTTTGGTGATACGTACCACTTTGAGAGGATTTATAGCTCTACCATTTTTATAGAGCCCAAAGTGCAGATGTGGTCCAGTACTCAGCCCCGTACTTCCCACATATCCAATAATCTGTCCTTGCTTTACATATTTTCCAGCACGAATATTCCTGCGAAATTTTGATAGATGAGCATAGAGTGTTTTATACCCATCTCTATGGGCAATAATGATTACATTGCCATATCCACCCTTACGCCCAGCAAACACTACTCTCCCGCTGCCAGCAGCCATCACAGGAGTTCCCCGCCTTGCTCCAAAATCCACACCAAGATGCGCTCTATAGCGATGTAGTATTGGATGCCATCTACGAAGCGTAAAACGTGAAGTTATGCGTGCATGGCGCACAGGACGCTTGAGTAAAAAGCTCTCAAGCTCTTTACCATTTTGGTCATAATATCTTCCATTGTAATTAAAAACATAGTTTTTCTTTCCTCTTGTCTCTACTAAAGCAGCCTTAATCACAGGCATCCCAAAGAGCTCCCCTAGTCGCACTTTTTGCTCATAGATAATAGCCAGAGCATCATTTTTGCGAATCGAGTGAGAAAAATCGAGACTATTTTTAAAAGCTGCAACAAATTCGTGCGCTAAACGTAGATTTTTTGTTGCTTTAAGGATCTCGCTGTAAGGGTTACTTTGGATTGCAAGACTGAATCTATCACGAAAATTTTGATAAAAAATTGGCAAAAACTCCAACTTATAGCTGGTATCATCTTTGTAGATATGGATCTGCAACTCTTCATTTATTGGAATGAGAAGATGTTTAATGGCACTGCTGTTGTTATCTTCGTTTACTACAAAATATTTTACACCAGCATGGATCTCATCTGCTAGCTCTTTATCTTCTCTATCAAGATTGTAGTACAAGCTCGCATCGATCCCATGCTTGGCAAAAAAACTCAAAAGAGTCTCGCCCTTTTGCCAAATTGCCTCTTGTACAGTATCTGCTTGCAGTATCAATGCTATGAGCAATGCTAGCAAAATCCTCATTGCAAAAAAATCCCTTATGATGATGTAAAAAGGGTTTAATTTTATCTAAAAAAGGCTTAATATAGAGATACTTTAGTTGCAATTGCTAGCTAGATTTTATAAAAGTTTGGTATTATTATACAAATTCATAAAAGGAGATCTCTTTTGATACGTATACTTTTTTTTGCTTTTACAGCTCTTGTTTTATATGCACAAACCACTACACTTGTCAAAGTAGAGAAAAATCGAGGTATCATTGAGCCTGTGGCACTTCCAAAGGGCACGAGTGGGATTGTCGTTCACCACTATGATAAAAATCATACAAGTATAGTTGCTCGCGCTATTCTTGAAAAGAGTAATCAGATCCGTTTTGAAGTCTTTGATGCACTAGCACAAGAGGCTCTTCCTAAACCAAAAACACTGCCAGCTTCTGGTGATGAAGTGATATTAGGATACCTCTACGATAGAGCTACTATTATCGCACCAAATCTTACTACCTATCAGCAAATAGCAAAAGAGGTGCAGGAGGAGATTCTCCATCCAGATCTTTTTGCAACAGAACTCTCAAAAGCCAAACATCCAGCACCAAGTTATGAAGATTTCAAAAATTTTTGCAATAAATATGCCCTTGCAAAAATTTATTTAGCTCTTAAAGATGAAGTAGCAATAGTTGATTGCTATAGCTTTGAAAAAATAGATGCATTACCTCTACATAGCCGAAGTAAAAAAATCAAACTCCCTTTTTACTCAAGAATTAAGGAGATAGAGACATCAATATTCGATTTTTTTGGAACAAAAGAGATTGACAACTATTATAGCTACTATAAAAAACTGTTGGAGAAGAGATGAAAAAACATATCAAGGCACTGCAAAATCTTATAGGACAAGAAAATGTGAAAGCAGATAAACCCCATAGACTTGCCTACTCCTATGATGCTACGCGAGAGCATTTTGAGCCTGATGTTGTAGTTTTCCCAAAAGATGAGGAAGATGTAAGTAAAATTTTGCGCTACTGTAATGAGCATAAGATTCCAGTAGTGCCAAGAGGCGCTGGCAGCGGTTTTACAGGCGGGGCTCTTCCTGTAGGTGGTGGTGTTGTGCTAGCAGTTGAAAAATATATGAATAAAATTTTAGAGATTGATACCAAAAATATGGTAGCAGTAGTGCAACCTGGCGTCATCAATAAAGATCTCCAGCGTGAAGTAGAAAAGCATGGACTTTTCTATCCACCAGATCCTGCGAGCCAAGACTACTCAACTCTTGGAGGCAACGTGGCTGAAAATGCTGGAGGTATGCGCGCAGCAAAATATGGTATCACCAAAGATTATGTTATGGCACTGCGTGCCGTTTTGCCAAATGGAGATATTATAAGAGCTGGTAAAAGAACAATCAAAGATGTAGCAGGCTATAACATTCCTGGTATTCTCATTGCTAGTGAAGGGACATTGGCAGTTATTACTGAAATCACCCTCAAACTCCTCTCCAAACCAAAACTTACTAAAACTGTCATGGGCGTTTTTCCTACAGTTACTGCAGCAATGAATGCCGTCTATAAATCTTTAGCAGGTGGTGCAAACCCTGTCGCAATGGAGTTTTTGGACAATCTCACAATCCGTGCAGTAGAAGAGAAGTTTCATAAAGGCTTGCCAGTAGAAGCTGGAGCAATCCTTATCAGTGATATCGACGGAAACGTGGAAGAGGAGATCGACTACCAAATAGGACTGCTTGAAAAATTTTTCAAACAGAATGGTGCAACTGAATTTCGCATAGCAAAAGATGAGAAAGAAGCAGCTGATATCTGGTTTGCAAGGCGCAATGCAAGCCAAAGTATCACTATCTATGGAAGTAAAAAAATAAACGAAGATGTTACAGTCCCTAGAAGTGAACTCCCACGCTATCTTGAAGAGGTTGAAAAAATTAGTAAAAAATACAACGTCAAAATCCCATGTTTTGGTCACACTGGTGATGGTAACGTGCATACTAATGTGATGGTTGATGGAAGCGATCCAAAGCAAGTAGAGATTGGCTATAAAGCGATTGAAGAGATATTTCAAATGACTATTGATATTGGAGGTACTTTAAGCGGAGAGCACGGTATAGGACTGAGCAAAGCTCCTTTTATGAAGATGGCCTTTAGTGAAGCTGAGCTGGGTCTTTTTCGCCGCATCAAAGAGGCATTTGATCCCAATAATATTCTCAATCCTGGTAAGATGGGACTATAGCCCATTTGAGAGTGCTTCTAGCACTCTCTCAATAAAGCATTCTGCCCGTAGTAAAAAGGGAACTTCATGATTCAAAAAAGCAAAAAATTTTTTCAATCACTTTATGATCCTGATATCACAATGTACGCCTCTTCTTTGAGTTTCCATACCATTTTTTCCATTATTCCACTCCTGCTTGTTTCATTTTCTATCTTTATACGTTTGCCTAGTTTTGAAAAACACTATGGAAAAATCAAAGAGTTTATTTTCTCTAGCCTCATCCCAACACAGCAAGAAGCAATTACCCAACATATCGATACTTTTTTGCAAAACAGCTCAAAGCTAGGCTTTATAGGATTTGTCTTTATTCTCTTTGCCTCAATTATGTTTTTTCAAAACTACGAATATATTGTAAATAAAATATTCAAATCCAAACCACGCGGTTTTTGGAGCTCTTTGACAATTTACTGGACACTCATGACATTAGCCCCTATTGGATTAGCCCTTTCATTTTTTCTCTCTAGCAAACTCCAAGCGCTACTTAATAGTACCAGCTATACTAGTTGGATCGATTTTTTAACAATCTTTCCCTATCTTATTATCTGGATAATCTTCTTTCTTACATATAAAATCTCATCTACTGCTCTTATTAGTTTTAAGGCAGCTTTTGTATCTTCATTTATAGCTTCACTTATCTGGGATATCAGTAAAAATCTCTTTGTCTACTATGTCATACACAATAAAACATACGCGACAATTTATGGATCTTTTAGTGCAATCCTCTTTTTCTTTTTGTGGATCTATATCTCTTGGATTATTTTTCTCTATGGACTCAAACTATGCTATTTGATAAACAAGAATCAGCCCCACAATCAAAGCAGCTCCCCAGATAAATGCACGCCTATAAATTGATAGTAGTGTTAACAAAAGAAAAAGAGCAGTTTGCCATAATGGTACATCAACTCTAAAAGATGTAACATCACTCTCTAAAAAATATAGCATCCAATCCAAACTTCCTCCAATACCAATTATGTGCAACAATAGAGCCAAAGGATAGAAAACTGCAAAAGCCATACTAAGAAGTGGCGAGAGGAGCTGCAAAGGAGAAAACTGCCCAAAAATAGCTAAACTTAGAGGCAACATAAACCAAAATACCCAAAAATTGAGTGCTATAAAAAGTAGTAAAGGTGAACGAATTTTCACATGATACAAAAAGAGATATATCATATAAACTCCACTCACAGAAAGCCAAAAACCGTAACTAAAAACAAACCTTGGAAAAAGTGCTAGGACAATGAGCACAATCCAAAATAGCGTCTCAAAACTAAGAAGTTTTATATGCCTATCAAAAAGAATAAATCCCACTATCGCCATAATAAATGCTCGGGTTACTGATGGAAGATTGCCTAAAAGCAAAAAATAGCCACCAGCTACAAAGAGTGCTAAGAGTGTAGCAAAAGTGTAGATATTGCGATGAGGCAAAAATCGTTGCCATATACTGCGAAATAAAAAGAGAAAAATTGTCACTACAATGGCAACAAGAAAACCAATATGAAAACCGCTAATTGCTACAAGATGACTTATACCAAAAGAGGAGAGTTTTTGCCTAGTATTGTAATCAAGAGATGTAGCTAAAAAGAGTGCTCCAAAAATCTCTTTTGCTATTTTTGAGCTATGCTGCCTTACTATAAGATCTTTTAGCTTCAAAAACCTATCTTTTGGCAAAACTGCGATAATATATGCTGGAATATAAAAATTGTGAAGAAACTCTATAAATGAGACACGCTTTTTAGATGAGAAAAGAAGAACTTTCACTTTTCTATCACGCAAATCGCGCAACTGCTCATAACTTGTCGTATAAAATGTAAATCCATCCAAACTTTGCAGTTTGAGCACCTGCTTTTTGCCTTTTGCATACTGGTTTTTCACAGTAGCAGTTGTAAAATAGCGCTTTTTGGAAAAGATCTCATTATACTGGCGATACTCCCAAAAAAGATTGAAGCAAAAAAGTAAAAATACGAGGAAAAAGGCGATGAGACGCTGGGAGACATTGGAAAAGAGAGGGGTAGCTGCAAGCATCAAACGATATTGTCTGGAATCTCTATAGTACTTTCTCTAGTGTCATACTCTCTAATTGTCTCAGCAGCCTCCTCGGCAAATTTGACGTAATCTTTATGAAACCAGAGTTTTACTACCCCTGTAGGGCCATTTCTCTGTTTTCCGATGATGATTTCAGCCTCTTCTACCCTTTTTTCTTCTATTTTAATATCTAATAGCTCTCCTCTTGCCTGTGCCTCTTTCATCTTCTGCTTTGCCTCTTTGATTTTATACACATCATCACGATACACAAACAAAATCACATCTGCATCTTGCTCAATAGCACCAGACTCTCTTAAATCACTCAACATTGGCCGTTTATCAACGCGGCTCTCAAGAGAACGATTCAGCTGTGAAAGGGCAATAATTGGAATTTGTAATTCTCTTGCAAGGAGTTTGAGACTTCTACTAATTTCACTGATTTCTAAATGTCTATCTTTAGTTCCACTTCCGCTCATGAGCTGCATATAGTCAATAATTGCTAGCTCAATCTCAGGATGTTGAGATTTGAGCTTTCGCAGCTTTGCTCTTAATTGATGCACATTGAGATTACCTTCATCATCAATAAAAAGCTTTTTTTTCTCATAGTAATCACTCAATCTACTAATCTCATTCCACTCAATATCATTGAGATTTGCAACACGCAGTCTTTGCAGTGGAATGGAAGCTTTTGCACTAAGCATTCTTAACATCAACTGCTCTGCTGGCATTTCAAGAGAGAATATTACCACTCCTTTATTTTGATCGAGTACAGCTTGGGCTAAATTAAGAGCAAACGCAGTTTTTCCCATCGAAGGACGGGCTGCTATGATGATAAGATCCCCTGGATTAAATCCCGCTGTCTTTATGTTAAGATCATGAAAACCTGTATCAAGACCAATGAGAATAGAGTTACCCTTCTCTTTCATTCTTAAAAGATGTTGGAGGGTATCATACATTACCT
The Nitratiruptor tergarcus DSM 16512 genome window above contains:
- a CDS encoding agmatine deiminase family protein, which encodes MRLPAEWEEQKALLLAYPHEKSDWLPYLDEIREFYKEFISIVAHYQDVYLITQKALNFPPTKHNIHIFKAQTNDTWVRDFGAITVFENNKTKLLDFTFNGWGLKFPANYDNQLNRKIFHTKKIGFVLEGGSIDSNGEGVLLTTSTCLLEANRNPHLSKDEIEKQLKTFFGLKKILWLNHGFLEGDDTDSHIDMLARFVSANKIAYITCDNKDDIHYIELKLMEKELQSFGFELVPLPFVSAKYFENERLPVSYANFVIINGAVIMPTYNDPNDEEALKIFQKLFPSRDIIGLDASVLIRQHGSIHCSCMNIF
- a CDS encoding metal ABC transporter solute-binding protein, Zn/Mn family, which gives rise to MRFLLLFFFATLLFAKDTILVSILPQKFFLEQIAKDSFDIEVLIPPGASPATYTLKPSQIKKIRKARCYFTIGVPFEKAWRDRIQAANSELHFVDSGKYIRRYPLAHHHHHEEHEHEKSLDPHIWLAPNLVPLIARAMLDELLKLEPNKKKFFLTNYQEFAQKTIEIDSKIYSLLLQKKSKAFLVYHPSFGYFARSYGLEQLAIEKEGKEPKMQDLIQLAKKAKALGIKTIFIEPQFPQKSAKFLAQKIGAMVKVIDPLAYDWENNILKVARAIAGD
- a CDS encoding metal ABC transporter ATP-binding protein, which encodes MQLPAIEVDGLYFAYDKEYVLENINLTIYDKEYIAIIGPNGGGKTTFLKLLLGLLQPQKGKISIYGKEPSQAKNLIGYLPQQTNFNLDMPLQAKEIILQGRLSAKKFRFDKDDLTLLDEIAQKLNIAHLLHKKIGTLSGGQRQRVLLARALITKPKILILDEPTAAVDIEAQKEIYEILRNLSITRLVVSHDVNILLEGVDRVLYINRTLYIHDNLKLNIQKRDGHFCEMELFEELKKACIHD
- a CDS encoding metal ABC transporter permease codes for the protein MKSLKRLASMIETITFFANSFLATALLAIAIAIIGSIMLINRYNYLAASIAHGSYGGVGMAIYLGTGVVLGATLFAVALALLLAYITYKENRRTDILIGVLWAVGMSIGIIFIDLTPGYNVDLLAFLFGNILLIPKSDLFFMAGVDLALLIYLSTFYHHILAVAYDKEFALTRGLNVKLIHTLTLILIALTVVMSIRSIGLILVIALFSIPPYIAEKYTKNFISMMIVAGIISFIIMCIGLFVASSLNISATASIIIIAGVLFILTFIRIKQ
- a CDS encoding carbon-nitrogen hydrolase; amino-acid sequence: MKVALIQQCFHKTKEDTIKKSLELIDTVSDAELVVLQELHQGPYFCQSEDTQNFALAEEFAADVEFWRWVSEEKSIVLVTSLFEKRAPGLYHNTAVVFDKGKIAGIYRKMHIPDDPGFYEKFYFTPGDLGFEPIDTSVGRLGVLVCWDQWYPEAARIMALKGAEILIYPTAIGWFDEDSEDEKNRQLDAWITIQRSHAIANGLPLISVNRVGFEEDLSGCLKGIRFWGNSFVCGPQGEIIIQGDNKSEQALICEIDINRTKEVRDIWPFLRDRRIEAYECLLQRFCQRSSIENKSNKRK
- a CDS encoding NUDIX domain-containing protein → MIKEIKVLKNPKFIEPVEIVYEQNGKTKRWEAVKAHDSVAILLYHPQKDVFVLVKQFRPALYMQHGFEFSYELCAGIVDKEKSLEQIAIEEVEEETGYQVEKIEKITSFFTSVGFAGSKQTLYYAEVSTQIADGGGIDDEVIEVVYLPVAKAQEFMYDESKPKTPGLLFALCWWFERNSQ
- the mgtE gene encoding magnesium transporter: MQKDEVLKIRHILETELKSGEITLHPSEIAAFLKYLYSENKEEFFAILRKLPEEVLGEVLLELPESIKDEAIEQLSVKKLAKAVEELDSDDAVDLVKDIEDIDSDLEQKVLQNIDKEYKEEIETLSSYDESTAGAYMQTEVFKAYVDEKVKDAIERLRKLKAEGEVSNIHQVYVVDKDEKLKAIIPLEDLILYDFNAKFADIIHEKKYEPITVHVNEPVAELIKKFEDYDLAVVAVVDDEGRLLGRITSDDVIDLIEEQATEQIYNLAGLEEEAEEEEDIKEVTKKRAWWLLINLGTAILASFVIGLFDETIQKYVALAVLMPIVASMGGNAGTQTLTVVVRKLALGEIDWQNAKKALMKETVVSLLNGLIFAVIMGAIAWIWFGNHLLGVVIALAMIINLLAAGFFGAVIPLFLKKVGQDPAVGSSVLLTTVTDVVGFFAFLGLAKVMLVH
- a CDS encoding peptidoglycan DD-metalloendopeptidase family protein; translation: MRILLALLIALILQADTVQEAIWQKGETLLSFFAKHGIDASLYYNLDREDKELADEIHAGVKYFVVNEDNNSSAIKHLLIPINEELQIHIYKDDTSYKLEFLPIFYQNFRDRFSLAIQSNPYSEILKATKNLRLAHEFVAAFKNSLDFSHSIRKNDALAIIYEQKVRLGELFGMPVIKAALVETRGKKNYVFNYNGRYYDQNGKELESFLLKRPVRHARITSRFTLRRWHPILHRYRAHLGVDFGARRGTPVMAAGSGRVVFAGRKGGYGNVIIIAHRDGYKTLYAHLSKFRRNIRAGKYVKQGQIIGYVGSTGLSTGPHLHFGLYKNGRAINPLKVVRITKSRLSGKELRKFKKIVNRYKEELNELVQKREKPKILEVLKSIEGGDNAKG
- a CDS encoding plasminogen-binding N-terminal domain-containing protein, whose translation is MIRILFFAFTALVLYAQTTTLVKVEKNRGIIEPVALPKGTSGIVVHHYDKNHTSIVARAILEKSNQIRFEVFDALAQEALPKPKTLPASGDEVILGYLYDRATIIAPNLTTYQQIAKEVQEEILHPDLFATELSKAKHPAPSYEDFKNFCNKYALAKIYLALKDEVAIVDCYSFEKIDALPLHSRSKKIKLPFYSRIKEIETSIFDFFGTKEIDNYYSYYKKLLEKR